A window of Pyxidicoccus xibeiensis contains these coding sequences:
- a CDS encoding glycosyltransferase family 4 protein: MSDLPRLLLCSFDVIPGPSGSSRRVTEYLKALPDRFSVVVLSAKTPDHSHIEKYQGARLLRVPVGSGDLASRIQAFERAVRRQLESEEYALAHFTDPFGGYALCELKADYGYRLIYEAQTLPSQELRYTHPQTEGDRRFLSRIRRQELFCLMNADLIVTGSQTTRSYIQSLGASEDIIRVLRAPVDLQPYAPDALGAPDGDPLRLMYLGSQVGWQGLPTLLRALALAVKQVEVRLTLVGARHADWQPHLDDLVKELGLKDRVEFQAPVHHDDVAKVLALADVGVLPLDDVERNRLQGGPLAKVSEYFAAGRPVIAADLPVTRELIPAKAAVFFPSGDAQALAERIVGLARDIPRRVELGRQARAYAEEALDAGLIRGKLLDLYDSLLDKRSVPVAARSEDDLPSHTTVTGTPTNRLAALLPPEPTPISKPKTAPREQGSRSDSDEPSREELPLVMGQVLDEGLDTRLIKTELEAPSAEPPVVMGLPLRERDSSPTPATVVVGPELSELLSAKSSVPSRPVPPSRVDEPPAPTPTPTPTPIVRGPSTSTADEPPAPTPVVRAPEPAESEEPPAPTPVVRAPTGREEPPAPTPVVRAPTSREEPPAPTPVVRAPTSREEPPAPTPVVRAPTGRDETPTPTPVIKVPPPPSTAFRAATFTSTYDEPPAPTPIVKVPASLLMREDAPAPIRGGGISSRKDEPPAPQPPAPPRPVISSRSTSDRVETPSGRIPALSTPSRGIPALEPERPPPVPRPGSTTPETRIPALPPLIRGGTSTPEPERPPPVLRPGSAPSETSLPPIIRGGTAASSEPERPPALAPRAPALPPIPRQRPPQLTQSEPPRLEPSGAPPPRPVLPPSLKASLPSPTSQEDEPEEISADEAQPIDEGADGTATPAHSRPRLEEPPEISSDEVEEAEVSVSSAARLIEDEAELHEAEPELHEAEPVPEEEGPAPEPVPSSLNPWFAQLAHGYCPPDGIRFDRHTPPTTFPGRDEGTHPSPPPLAGHTSQGVGRGKSS, from the coding sequence TTGAGCGACCTGCCCAGACTGCTCCTGTGCAGTTTCGACGTCATCCCCGGTCCGTCGGGCTCGTCGCGCCGTGTCACGGAGTACTTGAAGGCGCTGCCGGACCGCTTCTCCGTGGTGGTGCTGTCGGCGAAGACGCCTGACCACTCCCATATCGAGAAGTACCAGGGCGCTCGGCTGCTCCGGGTGCCGGTAGGCTCGGGGGACCTCGCGTCCCGAATCCAGGCCTTCGAGCGGGCCGTGCGCCGCCAGTTGGAGAGCGAGGAGTACGCGCTCGCGCACTTCACGGACCCCTTCGGTGGCTATGCGCTGTGCGAGCTGAAGGCGGACTACGGCTACCGCCTCATCTACGAGGCGCAGACGCTGCCCTCGCAGGAGCTGCGGTACACGCACCCGCAGACGGAAGGCGACCGGCGCTTCCTGTCGAGGATCCGCAGGCAGGAGCTGTTCTGCCTGATGAACGCGGACCTCATCGTCACCGGCTCGCAGACCACGCGTTCGTACATCCAGTCGCTCGGGGCGAGCGAGGACATCATCCGCGTGCTGCGCGCGCCGGTGGACCTGCAGCCGTACGCCCCGGATGCGCTGGGCGCTCCGGACGGCGACCCGTTGCGGCTGATGTACCTGGGCAGCCAGGTGGGGTGGCAGGGGCTGCCCACGCTGCTGCGCGCGCTGGCGCTGGCCGTCAAGCAGGTGGAGGTGCGCCTCACGCTGGTGGGCGCCCGGCACGCGGACTGGCAGCCGCACCTGGATGACCTGGTGAAGGAGCTGGGGCTGAAGGACCGGGTGGAGTTCCAGGCGCCCGTCCACCACGACGACGTGGCCAAGGTGCTGGCGCTCGCGGACGTGGGCGTGCTCCCGCTGGACGACGTGGAGCGCAACCGGCTGCAGGGCGGGCCCCTGGCGAAGGTGTCCGAATACTTCGCCGCCGGCCGGCCCGTCATCGCCGCGGACCTGCCCGTCACGCGCGAGCTCATCCCGGCGAAGGCCGCCGTCTTCTTCCCCTCGGGAGATGCGCAGGCGCTGGCGGAGCGCATCGTCGGGCTGGCGCGCGACATTCCCCGCCGCGTGGAGCTGGGGCGGCAGGCGCGGGCGTATGCGGAAGAGGCGCTCGACGCGGGGCTCATCCGCGGGAAGCTGCTGGACCTCTATGACTCGCTGCTGGACAAGCGGTCGGTGCCGGTCGCGGCCCGGAGCGAGGACGACCTTCCTTCGCACACCACGGTGACGGGCACGCCCACCAACCGGCTGGCCGCGCTGCTGCCACCGGAGCCCACGCCCATCTCCAAGCCGAAGACGGCGCCGCGCGAGCAGGGCTCCCGGTCCGACAGCGACGAGCCCTCGCGCGAGGAGCTGCCGCTGGTGATGGGGCAGGTGCTGGACGAGGGGCTCGACACGCGCCTCATCAAGACGGAGCTGGAGGCGCCCTCGGCGGAGCCTCCGGTGGTGATGGGCCTGCCGCTGCGCGAACGCGATTCGTCGCCGACGCCCGCGACGGTCGTCGTGGGTCCGGAGCTCTCGGAGCTCCTGTCCGCGAAGTCGTCCGTCCCGAGCAGGCCCGTGCCGCCGTCACGCGTGGACGAGCCGCCCGCGCCGACTCCCACGCCCACGCCTACGCCCATCGTTCGCGGCCCGAGTACTTCGACGGCTGACGAGCCACCAGCCCCTACCCCCGTCGTTCGCGCTCCGGAGCCCGCTGAGTCCGAGGAGCCGCCCGCGCCCACGCCAGTCGTCCGCGCTCCCACGGGCCGTGAGGAGCCGCCTGCGCCTACGCCGGTCGTCCGCGCTCCGACGAGCCGCGAGGAACCTCCCGCGCCCACTCCGGTCGTCCGCGCTCCGACGAGCCGCGAGGAACCTCCCGCGCCCACTCCGGTCGTCCGCGCCCCCACGGGCCGTGACGAGACGCCGACCCCTACGCCCGTCATCAAGGTTCCCCCGCCTCCGTCGACGGCCTTCCGCGCAGCGACCTTCACCTCGACGTATGACGAGCCGCCGGCCCCCACGCCCATCGTCAAGGTGCCCGCTTCGCTGCTCATGCGCGAGGACGCGCCCGCCCCCATCCGCGGCGGCGGCATCTCGAGCCGGAAGGACGAGCCCCCCGCGCCGCAGCCCCCTGCGCCCCCGCGTCCGGTGATCAGCTCGCGAAGCACCTCGGACCGCGTGGAGACGCCCTCTGGACGCATCCCCGCCCTCTCCACCCCGTCCCGAGGCATCCCCGCCCTCGAACCGGAGCGCCCGCCGCCGGTGCCGCGCCCGGGCTCGACGACGCCGGAGACCCGGATCCCCGCGCTCCCTCCGCTGATCCGCGGCGGCACCTCCACCCCCGAGCCGGAGCGCCCGCCCCCGGTGCTGCGCCCGGGCTCGGCGCCGTCCGAAACGAGCCTCCCTCCCATCATCCGTGGAGGGACCGCCGCGTCCTCTGAGCCGGAGCGCCCCCCCGCGCTGGCGCCCCGGGCTCCCGCCCTGCCCCCGATACCCCGTCAGCGCCCGCCGCAGCTGACGCAGTCGGAGCCTCCCCGCCTCGAGCCCTCGGGTGCGCCGCCGCCGCGCCCCGTGCTGCCCCCTTCGCTGAAGGCGTCCCTCCCCTCGCCCACCAGCCAGGAAGACGAGCCCGAGGAGATCTCCGCCGACGAGGCCCAGCCCATCGACGAAGGCGCCGACGGTACTGCGACTCCCGCGCACTCGCGCCCACGTCTGGAGGAGCCTCCTGAGATCAGCAGCGACGAGGTGGAGGAGGCCGAGGTCTCCGTCAGCAGCGCCGCCCGGCTGATCGAAGACGAGGCCGAGCTGCACGAGGCAGAGCCCGAGCTGCACGAGGCGGAGCCCGTCCCAGAGGAGGAAGGCCCCGCGCCAGAGCCCGTCCCCTCGTCACTGAATCCGTGGTTCGCGCAGCTCGCCCACGGGTACTGTCCACCGGACGGCATCCGGTTCGACCGCCACACGCCACCCACCACGTTCCCGGGTCGCGATGAGGGCACCCACCCCTCCCCTCCGCCCCTGGCTGGACATACCTCCCAGGGCGTCGGGCGCGGCAAGAGCTCGTGA
- a CDS encoding glycoside hydrolase family 57 protein produces MSLGSLALVLHAHLPFVRHPEHEDFLEEDWLYEAISETYLPLLLVFDKLAEDGIKFRVTMTLSPTLVAMLRDELLMSRYARRLDSLCELGAREVHRTRDAPTFGRLARFHREHFESLRTAFHERYRRDLVFAFRRLQDAGYLDILTCNATHGFLPLMQQVPEAVRAQVSVAANHYRQNFGRDPAGIWLAECGYYPGLERVLANERIRYFFVDTHALTDAVPRPLHGPYAPIFTEAGVAAYARDPESSQQVWSTEHGYPGDPDYREFYRDIGWDLDLDYIRPYIQPTGDRKNTGFKYFRITGKTNDKQPYDPDVARERAAVHAGNFLYNRERQIEYLASRLGGRKPVVVAPYDAELFGHWWFEGPMFLDFLIRKAASDQKTFQLVSPSDDLREYPENQVATPPLSSWGAGGYSHMWLDSANDWVYRHLHHCAKQMVELARDFPDDTGSLPRRALNQAARELLLAQSSDWAFIMKTGTMVEYAQRRTREHVLRFQKLHDQVRAGAIDEPWLTQVEGRDNLFPELDYRIYRPG; encoded by the coding sequence ATGAGCCTGGGCTCTCTCGCGCTGGTCCTTCACGCGCACCTTCCCTTCGTCCGACACCCCGAGCACGAGGACTTCCTCGAGGAGGACTGGCTCTACGAAGCCATCTCCGAGACGTACCTCCCGCTGCTGCTCGTCTTCGACAAGCTGGCCGAGGACGGCATCAAGTTCCGGGTGACTATGACGCTGTCCCCGACGCTCGTCGCCATGCTGCGCGACGAGCTGCTCATGTCGCGCTACGCACGGCGGCTGGACTCGCTGTGCGAGCTGGGCGCGCGCGAGGTCCACCGCACCCGCGATGCCCCCACCTTCGGACGGCTGGCCCGCTTCCACCGGGAGCACTTCGAGTCGCTGCGCACGGCCTTCCACGAGCGCTACCGGCGCGACCTGGTCTTCGCCTTCCGCCGCCTCCAGGACGCGGGCTACCTGGACATCCTCACCTGCAACGCCACGCACGGCTTCCTGCCGCTCATGCAGCAGGTGCCGGAGGCGGTGCGCGCGCAGGTGTCGGTGGCCGCCAACCACTACCGGCAGAACTTCGGTAGAGACCCCGCCGGCATCTGGCTGGCCGAGTGCGGCTACTACCCGGGGCTGGAGCGCGTGCTGGCCAACGAGCGCATCCGCTACTTCTTCGTGGACACGCACGCCCTGACGGACGCCGTCCCGCGCCCGCTGCACGGCCCCTACGCCCCCATCTTCACCGAGGCGGGGGTGGCCGCCTACGCGAGAGACCCGGAGAGCAGCCAGCAGGTGTGGAGCACCGAGCACGGCTATCCCGGCGACCCGGACTACCGCGAGTTCTACCGGGACATCGGCTGGGACCTGGACCTGGACTACATCCGCCCGTACATCCAGCCCACCGGCGACCGCAAGAACACCGGCTTCAAGTACTTCCGCATCACCGGGAAGACGAACGACAAGCAGCCCTATGACCCGGACGTCGCCCGCGAGCGCGCCGCGGTCCACGCCGGCAACTTCCTCTACAACCGCGAGCGGCAGATTGAGTACCTCGCCTCGCGCCTGGGCGGCCGCAAGCCGGTGGTCGTCGCGCCGTACGACGCCGAGCTGTTCGGCCACTGGTGGTTCGAGGGGCCCATGTTCCTCGACTTCCTCATCCGCAAGGCCGCCTCGGACCAGAAGACGTTCCAACTGGTGTCACCGTCCGACGACCTGCGCGAGTACCCGGAGAACCAGGTGGCCACGCCGCCGCTGTCCTCGTGGGGCGCGGGCGGCTACTCGCACATGTGGCTGGACAGCGCCAACGACTGGGTCTACCGCCACCTGCACCACTGCGCGAAGCAGATGGTGGAGCTGGCCCGGGACTTCCCCGACGACACCGGCTCCCTGCCGCGCCGGGCGCTCAACCAGGCCGCGCGCGAGCTGCTGCTCGCCCAGTCCTCCGACTGGGCCTTCATCATGAAGACCGGCACCATGGTGGAGTACGCCCAACGCCGCACCCGCGAGCACGTGCTCCGCTTCCAGAAGCTGCACGACCAGGTGCGCGCCGGCGCCATCGACGAGCCCTGGCTCACCCAGGTGGAGGGGCGCGACAACCTCTTTCCAGAGCTCGACTACCGCATCTACCGGCCTGGTTGA
- a CDS encoding DUF4912 domain-containing protein: MPPEPPPSTPPVESAASAGGVSVPAPPPEAPAPAAAVASPPEPPSVQHVAEPVVEGFFVARVMGEGEARSHHLVDASPPPPPENSPPADDEGLGELPHSYQDDSALLLPRDPYTLFVSWDFSDASRNRALKGLDAPRSVLRVFEGEKMVRELDCALESRSFYIRELPPGRYYRVEVHFVGRNGRSHRIGPSTNRVALPPTGTSTDTSVRFLRVPPRRPEPQFVPEAVPAARARTPEVEEREYITWRRVNLPGSGGVQDIPESRRERTGPDALGASDERYMESQERAPGASDQRYMDSQERVPGASDQRYVESQARVPGASDMRYVEFQARAPGASDQRYLDSPGRAPGASEQRYVEGAAQRGHQYLDIGRAPGASDMRYAEGAASGARTAHQYLDIGRAPGASDMRYLETTGRAPGASDLRYLESPPRAPGASDQRYLEAPARVTGASDQRYLESPARAPGASDMRYLESPPRASGASDLRYLESPPRAAGASDQRYLESPARAPGASDQRYLESPPRAPGASDQRYLESPPRAPGASDQRHLDSSPRPQGSTEEPTLRKPPSGSGHS; this comes from the coding sequence ATGCCTCCCGAGCCTCCCCCGTCCACCCCGCCCGTGGAGTCGGCCGCCAGCGCTGGAGGCGTGAGCGTCCCGGCGCCGCCTCCGGAAGCACCTGCCCCGGCTGCCGCCGTCGCCTCGCCGCCGGAGCCGCCCAGCGTCCAGCACGTCGCGGAGCCGGTGGTGGAGGGCTTCTTCGTGGCGCGGGTCATGGGAGAGGGCGAGGCGCGCAGTCACCATCTGGTGGACGCGTCACCGCCGCCTCCCCCCGAGAACAGCCCTCCAGCGGATGACGAAGGGCTGGGAGAGCTGCCGCACAGCTACCAGGATGACAGCGCGCTGCTGCTGCCGAGGGACCCGTACACCCTCTTCGTGTCCTGGGACTTCAGCGACGCCTCGCGGAACCGGGCACTGAAGGGACTGGACGCTCCGCGCTCCGTGCTGCGGGTGTTCGAGGGCGAGAAGATGGTGCGCGAGCTGGACTGTGCGCTCGAGTCTCGCAGCTTCTACATCCGGGAGCTGCCCCCGGGCCGGTACTACCGCGTCGAGGTGCACTTCGTCGGAAGGAATGGACGTTCGCACCGCATCGGTCCCTCGACCAACCGCGTGGCGCTGCCGCCCACCGGCACGTCGACGGACACCAGCGTGCGTTTCCTGCGCGTTCCGCCGCGCCGGCCCGAGCCGCAGTTCGTCCCGGAGGCCGTGCCCGCGGCGCGCGCGCGGACGCCCGAGGTCGAGGAGCGCGAGTACATCACCTGGCGCAGGGTCAACCTGCCGGGCAGCGGTGGTGTGCAGGACATTCCCGAGTCCCGCCGCGAACGGACGGGCCCCGACGCCCTGGGCGCGTCGGACGAGCGCTACATGGAGTCGCAGGAGCGCGCGCCCGGTGCCTCGGACCAGCGCTACATGGATTCGCAGGAGCGGGTGCCCGGTGCTTCGGACCAGCGCTATGTGGAGTCGCAGGCGCGGGTGCCCGGTGCTTCGGACATGCGCTACGTGGAGTTCCAGGCGCGAGCGCCCGGTGCCTCGGACCAGCGCTACCTGGACTCGCCGGGCAGGGCGCCGGGAGCCTCCGAGCAGCGCTATGTGGAGGGAGCCGCGCAGCGAGGCCATCAGTACCTCGACATCGGCCGCGCACCCGGTGCTTCGGACATGCGCTACGCGGAAGGGGCGGCCAGCGGAGCGCGGACTGCGCATCAGTACCTGGACATCGGCCGTGCGCCCGGCGCGTCGGACATGCGCTATCTGGAGACGACGGGCCGCGCTCCTGGCGCCTCCGACCTGCGCTACCTGGAGTCGCCGCCACGTGCTCCGGGTGCTTCCGACCAGCGCTACCTCGAGGCTCCTGCTCGGGTGACGGGCGCCTCGGACCAGCGCTACCTGGAGTCGCCGGCACGTGCTCCGGGGGCTTCCGACATGCGCTATCTGGAGTCGCCGCCGCGCGCCTCTGGCGCCTCGGACCTGCGCTACCTGGAGTCACCGCCACGCGCGGCTGGTGCTTCGGACCAGCGCTACCTGGAGTCGCCGGCACGTGCTCCGGGTGCTTCGGACCAGCGCTACCTGGAGTCGCCGCCGCGTGCACCCGGTGCCTCCGACCAGCGCTACCTGGAGTCACCGCCGCGTGCTCCGGGCGCGTCGGACCAGCGCCACCTCGACTCTTCGCCGCGTCCTCAAGGCTCCACGGAAGAGCCCACCCTCCGGAAGCCGCCTTCGGGCAGCGGCCATTCGTGA
- a CDS encoding Do family serine endopeptidase: MNRSSVAFRRALVAALLLALPGVAPAQAPAPKPAPPAPQAQQQAPAQGANVLQPATREAQALPSLAPLVESVKSAVVNVDVQARGGTRGGGMEDNPLFDRFFGGGGGPGGERRAPLRQGAGSGFIIDPKGIILTNNHVVEDAVSITIRLDDGRSFPADVVGRDPLTDVALVKLKEKVENLPTVKLGDSDALRVGDWVVAIGNPFGLASSVSLGIVSARAREIGASAYDEFLQTDAAINPGNSGGPLFNMKGEVVGINTAIVGGGTGIGFAVPSNLVTALLPQLQKEGAVTRAWLGVGIQDLTRDLASALKLPVTEGAILTEVRGDSPAAKAGLKTDDVVTAIDGRTVSSSSELTRTVALKRPGSVSTLSIFREGKKQDVKVTLGTRPDLEGVAAKKSRESDEQESSRRVGVSLQNLDVRTARQAGFTERQGALVTDVVPGSPADRAQLEPGMLVVEVNRKPVSSADELAKVIKGAQAGSTLLLRVAGPGGVRSLRALRVP; this comes from the coding sequence ATGAACCGTTCTTCCGTCGCTTTCCGGAGGGCCCTGGTCGCCGCGCTCCTCCTCGCGCTGCCGGGCGTCGCGCCTGCCCAGGCCCCGGCCCCGAAGCCGGCGCCGCCCGCGCCTCAGGCCCAGCAGCAGGCTCCCGCGCAGGGGGCCAACGTGCTCCAGCCCGCCACGCGCGAGGCTCAGGCGCTGCCGTCGCTGGCCCCGCTGGTGGAGTCGGTGAAGTCCGCGGTGGTCAACGTGGACGTTCAGGCCCGCGGCGGCACGCGCGGGGGCGGCATGGAGGACAACCCGCTCTTCGACCGCTTCTTCGGCGGCGGCGGTGGACCGGGAGGCGAGCGGCGCGCGCCGCTGCGCCAGGGCGCGGGCTCCGGCTTCATCATCGACCCCAAGGGCATCATCCTCACCAACAACCACGTGGTGGAGGACGCGGTCTCCATCACCATCCGGCTGGATGACGGGCGCTCCTTCCCCGCGGACGTGGTGGGGAGGGACCCTCTCACCGACGTGGCGCTGGTGAAGCTGAAGGAGAAGGTGGAGAACCTGCCGACGGTGAAGCTGGGCGACTCGGACGCGCTGCGCGTGGGCGACTGGGTGGTGGCCATCGGCAACCCGTTCGGCCTGGCCTCCAGCGTCAGCCTGGGCATCGTCTCCGCGCGGGCCCGCGAGATTGGCGCCAGCGCGTACGACGAGTTCCTCCAGACGGACGCCGCCATCAACCCCGGCAACTCCGGCGGCCCGCTCTTCAACATGAAGGGCGAGGTGGTGGGCATCAACACCGCCATCGTCGGCGGCGGCACCGGCATCGGCTTCGCGGTGCCCAGCAACCTGGTGACGGCGCTGCTGCCGCAGCTCCAGAAGGAAGGGGCCGTCACCCGCGCGTGGCTGGGCGTGGGCATCCAGGACCTGACGCGAGACCTGGCCAGCGCGCTCAAGCTCCCCGTGACGGAGGGCGCCATCCTCACCGAGGTGAGGGGCGACTCGCCGGCGGCCAAGGCCGGGCTGAAGACGGACGACGTCGTCACCGCCATCGACGGGCGGACGGTGAGCTCCAGCAGCGAGCTGACGCGCACCGTGGCCCTCAAGCGGCCGGGCAGCGTCTCCACGCTGAGCATCTTCCGCGAGGGCAAGAAGCAGGACGTGAAGGTGACGCTGGGCACGCGGCCGGACCTGGAGGGCGTGGCCGCCAAGAAGTCCCGCGAGAGCGACGAGCAGGAGAGCTCGCGCCGCGTGGGCGTCAGCCTGCAGAACCTCGACGTGCGCACCGCGCGGCAGGCGGGCTTCACCGAGCGCCAGGGCGCGCTCGTCACCGACGTGGTGCCAGGCTCCCCCGCGGACCGCGCGCAGCTGGAGCCCGGCATGCTGGTGGTGGAGGTCAACCGCAAGCCGGTGAGCAGCGCGGACGAGCTGGCGAAGGTCATCAAGGGCGCCCAGGCCGGCAGCACGCTGCTGCTGCGCGTGGCCGGGCCGGGCGGGGTGCGCTCCCTGCGCGCCCTGCGGGTGCCGTGA
- a CDS encoding SGNH/GDSL hydrolase family protein — protein sequence MSIHYVALGDSTAVGVGAARGGGYPERLASRLRKDGLSVGFTNLGQSGARIRDVFTQQVKRAVAEQPTLVTLGVGTNDIWRGTALEDFQDDLDRIARRLKQTGAPLVLVNIADMALAPVAKLVPSALYEGRIEPFNAALAEVARAHGLHLVDLYTASKEMIPNGPHFFCHDGFHPSDVGYEEWADLMLPTVRTLVTR from the coding sequence ATGAGCATCCACTACGTCGCGCTCGGCGACAGTACGGCGGTGGGGGTGGGGGCGGCGCGCGGCGGGGGCTACCCGGAGCGCCTCGCCTCCCGCCTGCGGAAGGACGGCCTGTCCGTGGGCTTCACCAACCTGGGCCAGAGCGGTGCCCGCATCCGCGACGTCTTCACCCAGCAGGTGAAGCGCGCCGTGGCGGAGCAGCCCACCCTGGTGACGCTGGGCGTGGGCACCAACGACATCTGGCGCGGCACCGCGCTGGAGGACTTCCAGGACGACCTGGACCGCATCGCCCGCCGGCTGAAGCAGACGGGCGCGCCCCTGGTCCTGGTGAACATCGCGGACATGGCCCTGGCGCCGGTGGCGAAGCTGGTGCCGAGCGCCCTCTACGAGGGCCGCATCGAGCCCTTCAACGCCGCCCTGGCGGAGGTGGCGCGGGCCCATGGCCTGCACCTGGTGGACCTCTACACGGCCAGCAAGGAGATGATCCCCAACGGCCCCCACTTCTTCTGTCACGACGGCTTCCACCCGTCCGACGTGGGCTACGAGGAGTGGGCGGACCTGATGCTGCCCACGGTGCGCACGCTGGTGACCCGCTGA